From Candidatus Paceibacterota bacterium, a single genomic window includes:
- the rpsK gene encoding 30S ribosomal protein S11, which produces MGKKRIVKKEEENKDGSPEGEKVITSVKKHFDSGILNVESTYNNTKLVLADKKGNVLGFSSSGALGFKGAKKGTPFAAAKVGEILAAKAQTLGMKEVAVVVKGVGSGRESGIRGFISKGINIISIKDSTPVPFNGPKPKKPRRV; this is translated from the coding sequence ATGGGTAAGAAAAGAATTGTAAAAAAAGAAGAGGAAAATAAAGATGGGTCTCCAGAAGGGGAAAAGGTAATCACTTCAGTCAAGAAGCATTTTGATAGCGGTATTTTGAACGTAGAATCAACATATAATAACACCAAACTAGTCCTAGCCGACAAGAAAGGTAATGTTTTAGGATTCTCCTCCTCAGGTGCTTTGGGTTTTAAAGGTGCTAAAAAAGGCACTCCTTTTGCTGCTGCAAAGGTCGGGGAAATTTTGGCCGCCAAAGCTCAAACTCTCGGTATGAAAGAGGTAGCTGTAGTAGTGAAAGGGGTTGGTTCAGGACGAGAGTCAGGTATCCGTGGTTTTATTTCAAAGGGTATAAATATTATATCTATAAAAGATTCTACCCCTGTACCTTTCAATGGCCCAAAGCCTAAAAAGCCTCGTCGAGTTTAA
- a CDS encoding DNA-directed RNA polymerase subunit alpha — MTDNTIVLPSKPRIVLEEGFKGIYEIDGLHPGYGFTLGNSLRRIVLSSLPGAAVTSIKIAGIDHEFQSIAGIKEDAVTIMLNIKKLRLRINSNEPQILSLKVKGINEVTGKMIDAPGQVEILNPDLVIATVTDKNTELNIDFTVEQGLGFVTRDAISKSRVDIGTIALDANFTPIKRASYEVENMRVGDRTDFNRLRITIETDGTFTPHEALSRSIEIMINQLKAIVGFEEKDFVGLDLENENSNTENSVNKPAEEMDSEFLKTRIESVDLSSRTLNALTGANIRTVGGLARKKEKDILEIEGLGAKGVAEIKRVLGEHGITLK; from the coding sequence ATGACAGACAATACTATAGTACTGCCATCGAAGCCTCGCATTGTCCTCGAAGAGGGTTTTAAAGGTATATATGAAATAGACGGTCTTCACCCAGGCTATGGCTTCACTTTGGGCAATAGCCTCCGTCGTATAGTTCTTTCATCTCTTCCAGGAGCAGCGGTAACTTCTATCAAGATAGCCGGTATTGACCATGAATTTCAGAGCATTGCTGGCATAAAGGAGGATGCTGTGACTATAATGCTAAATATCAAGAAGTTGCGTCTGCGTATAAACTCGAACGAACCTCAAATTTTGAGCTTAAAAGTGAAAGGGATAAATGAGGTTACTGGCAAAATGATAGATGCTCCGGGCCAGGTAGAAATATTAAATCCAGATCTTGTTATCGCTACTGTCACCGATAAGAACACGGAGTTAAATATTGATTTTACAGTAGAGCAGGGGCTTGGCTTCGTCACTCGTGATGCTATTTCTAAATCGCGAGTCGATATCGGCACTATCGCACTGGACGCCAATTTTACTCCCATCAAAAGAGCTAGTTATGAAGTAGAAAATATGCGTGTTGGGGACAGGACTGATTTTAACAGACTACGCATAACTATCGAGACGGATGGTACTTTTACTCCTCATGAAGCTCTTTCTCGTTCCATCGAGATAATGATCAACCAGCTCAAAGCTATTGTAGGTTTTGAAGAAAAGGATTTTGTCGGGCTAGATTTGGAAAACGAAAATAGCAATACCGAAAATTCTGTTAATAAACCAGCTGAAGAGATGGATTCTGAATTCCTAAAAACTCGTATAGAATCAGTCGATCTTTCCTCGAGGACTTTGAATGCTCTTACTGGTGCTAATATAAGGACAGTGGGGGGGCTTGCTCGTAAGAAGGAAAAAGACATTCTTGAAATCGAAGGCCTTGGGGCAAAGGGCGTAGCTGAAATAAAAAGAGTATTAGGTGAGCACGGTATTACATTGAAATAA
- the infA gene encoding translation initiation factor IF-1 (stimulates the activities of the other two initiation factors, IF-2 and IF-3), with translation MSQSPEISLGIVVEALPNTLFKIDLGQDKEEVLAYLSGKMRLHKIRVMVGDKVELALDPYGGRARIIKRL, from the coding sequence ATGTCCCAAAGTCCTGAAATTTCTCTTGGAATAGTGGTAGAAGCTCTTCCAAACACGCTTTTTAAGATAGATCTGGGTCAAGATAAAGAGGAGGTGCTTGCCTATCTGTCCGGCAAGATGCGTTTGCATAAAATTAGGGTAATGGTAGGTGATAAGGTTGAACTCGCTCTCGATCCGTATGGGGGCAGAGCAAGGATCATTAAAAGATTGTAA
- the rpsD gene encoding 30S ribosomal protein S4 encodes MRIGPKYKIARRLGAPIFEKTQTQKFALSEEKKSRRGGRPKTDFGLQLTEKQKARFFYGVSEKQFKNYVKEALSKKGVIPASELLSLLESRLDNVVWRLGFAPTHGAARQMVSHGHITVNARKSRVPSCRVNVDDEIGLREGSKTSPLFASILEKGIERELLPWLSYDDKKKTATVKGKPVAPENALMFDLGQVIEFYQR; translated from the coding sequence ATGCGAATAGGTCCAAAATATAAAATAGCTCGTCGACTTGGTGCTCCAATATTTGAGAAAACTCAAACTCAAAAGTTTGCTCTCTCTGAAGAAAAAAAGTCACGTCGTGGAGGTCGTCCTAAAACTGACTTTGGCTTACAGCTTACCGAAAAGCAGAAGGCTAGATTTTTTTATGGAGTGAGCGAAAAACAATTTAAAAATTATGTGAAAGAAGCTCTTTCGAAAAAAGGAGTTATCCCCGCCTCAGAACTCCTCTCACTTTTAGAATCACGCTTAGATAATGTTGTTTGGCGTCTTGGCTTTGCGCCTACCCATGGTGCCGCGAGACAAATGGTTTCTCATGGACACATTACTGTAAATGCCAGGAAGTCTAGAGTGCCTTCTTGTCGAGTGAATGTGGACGACGAGATTGGCCTAAGAGAGGGAAGTAAGACCAGTCCTCTGTTCGCCTCTATATTAGAAAAGGGTATAGAGAGGGAATTACTACCATGGCTTTCTTATGATGATAAAAAGAAGACCGCCACTGTAAAAGGTAAACCTGTGGCACCAGAAAATGCCCTGATGTTCGATTTGGGACAGGTCATTGAATTTTATCAAAGATAG
- the rpsM gene encoding 30S ribosomal protein S13, with protein MRILGITIPENKRLEIGLTAIYGIGRSRAQEILTEAKVEHAAKPKDVNSEKENHLRKIIEGLTVEGDLKREVANNVKRLKDIKAYRGLRHLRTLPVRGQRTKTNSRTRRGNVRKTMGTGRRAVDKK; from the coding sequence ATGAGAATACTGGGAATCACAATACCTGAGAATAAAAGATTAGAGATAGGTCTTACCGCTATCTATGGTATAGGTCGTTCTCGTGCTCAAGAAATCTTGACTGAAGCCAAAGTCGAACATGCCGCCAAACCGAAAGATGTAAATTCTGAAAAAGAAAATCACTTGAGGAAAATAATCGAAGGCCTTACTGTGGAAGGCGATTTAAAGAGAGAAGTGGCAAATAATGTAAAGCGTCTCAAGGATATAAAAGCTTATCGAGGCCTTCGGCACTTAAGAACGTTGCCGGTAAGAGGTCAAAGGACTAAGACAAATTCTCGTACTCGCAGGGGCAATGTTCGTAAGACTATGGGTACCGGTCGTCGTGCAGTTGATAAAAAATAA
- a CDS encoding uL13 family ribosomal protein: protein MEYIIDAQGKKIGRVASQAAKILMGKTATDFARNKYPDLKVKITNVSRADVTNKKMITKEYKNYSGYPGGLKETTMKKLVADKGMKEVFRKAVYGMLPINKLRPRIIKNLVIEN, encoded by the coding sequence ATGGAATACATCATTGATGCACAAGGAAAAAAAATAGGTAGAGTGGCTTCACAGGCTGCTAAGATCCTAATGGGTAAAACTGCTACTGATTTTGCTCGGAATAAATACCCTGATCTTAAGGTAAAGATTACCAATGTTTCTCGAGCTGATGTCACTAATAAAAAAATGATTACTAAGGAATATAAAAATTACTCAGGTTATCCAGGTGGTCTGAAGGAAACGACTATGAAGAAATTGGTCGCTGATAAGGGAATGAAGGAAGTCTTCAGGAAAGCTGTATATGGTATGCTTCCTATAAATAAACTCCGTCCCCGTATTATAAAAAATTTAGTTATTGAAAATTAA
- the rplQ gene encoding 50S ribosomal protein L17 — translation MRHGNANRKFGRVRKQRKALLNSLARSLVLHEKIKTTEPKAKELRPFVEKLVTSGKKATVAAHRSLATVIGSAATKILVSKISKKYEDRRGGFTRIVKLGNRKSDGSPMAVIEFV, via the coding sequence ATGAGACACGGTAATGCAAACAGAAAATTTGGTAGGGTTAGGAAGCAGAGAAAAGCTCTACTCAATTCCCTTGCGCGCTCTTTAGTTTTGCATGAAAAAATAAAAACTACAGAACCGAAGGCTAAGGAGCTCAGACCTTTTGTCGAGAAATTGGTGACAAGTGGTAAAAAAGCTACAGTGGCCGCCCACCGTAGCCTGGCTACCGTCATCGGAAGCGCGGCTACCAAAATCCTTGTAAGTAAAATTTCGAAAAAATATGAAGATCGAAGAGGTGGTTTTACCAGGATTGTAAAATTGGGCAACAGAAAATCTGACGGTAGTCCCATGGCGGTTATAGAATTTGTATAA
- the rpmJ gene encoding 50S ribosomal protein L36, translating to MKVKASVKKMCAKCQVVRRKGLVYVICKSNPRHKQRQG from the coding sequence ATGAAGGTAAAGGCTTCAGTAAAAAAGATGTGCGCCAAATGCCAAGTCGTCCGAAGAAAGGGCTTGGTTTATGTCATCTGTAAGTCGAACCCTCGTCATAAACAACGTCAAGGATAA
- the rpsI gene encoding 30S ribosomal protein S9 — MAKTTDKYVEGIGRRKTSVARVRITPASKTVFEINERDLDNYFPTVELRHVVHDSITAAKAGNFKVVVHIKSGGIHSQAEALRQGLAKALTLYDENLRKNLKSVGFLKRDPRAKERRKFGLKKARKAPQWSKR, encoded by the coding sequence ATCGCGAAAACTACAGATAAATATGTCGAGGGTATAGGTAGGCGCAAGACTTCCGTTGCTCGTGTGCGTATCACTCCAGCTTCCAAAACAGTTTTTGAAATCAATGAGCGCGATCTTGACAACTATTTTCCTACTGTTGAATTGCGTCATGTCGTCCACGATTCTATTACTGCGGCGAAAGCAGGTAATTTTAAAGTGGTAGTTCATATAAAAAGTGGTGGTATTCATTCTCAGGCTGAAGCTCTAAGACAGGGATTGGCCAAAGCTCTGACTTTGTATGATGAAAATTTACGTAAAAATCTAAAGTCAGTCGGTTTTCTAAAGCGTGATCCTCGTGCCAAAGAGCGACGCAAATTTGGTTTAAAGAAAGCCCGCAAAGCTCCGCAGTGGAGTAAGAGATAA